The Drosophila biarmipes strain raj3 chromosome 2L, RU_DBia_V1.1, whole genome shotgun sequence genome has a window encoding:
- the LOC108029175 gene encoding mastermind-like domain-containing protein 1, with product MSIVCTLEQKVNFFKAAATTKNLLILKNNTDTNYSNAYKQDSPSSNKFPRTQPQGNPSHLQQQQQLQQKLAQLHHYSQQKLSVGDFPYGPRPPTGGKEETLLLLAPPTKLYPEATAMPEVLSGTPTNSHNKANIAMMSNVRLSNISPTLSMNGSSNEASNLHPLSMYGGSISPQSNDSGMSDSLGKFVPGSAYGDGMMGQSPSQGGNGPQSALTAAQKELFSQRKQREFTPDNKKDESYWDRRRRNNEAAKRSREKRRYNDMVLEQRVIELTKENHVLKAQLDAIRDKFNISGENLVSVEKILASLPTSEQVLSNTKRAKMSGGSGGSSSGSSPSGSGSGEGSPPGGHNGYPVGPPLSPLIYGPNGNARPEATVKSVHHIQHAGVPPPPTHLQQLVVPQPQPQHLYQPQPQPQQQHQPHPQQLPQPPQQQQQQQQESSPSAGSSSPAISDPHNRPPSSSTIANLQVQLQQALNRNVRPEDLDSLRKAVAAGALYNAAAVVGAQPPPPPPAGLYVAAPSAYKDHLEAAAAWSHNVEAAVSSSAVDAVSSSSVAASAASVLNLSRRAAACSPSYEHMLSSTTSSSTLSSASSSGAVSGDDEQEHEQAHLAPLQLQRSSSQQGSDANNCLPLKLRHKSHLGDKDAAATALLSLQHIKQEPNCNRSSPPAWNDGGDNSSDERDSGISIASAEWTAQLQRKLLTPKEASVVSSAERDQMLKSQLERLESEVASIKMILAE from the exons TTCCCCGCACCCAGCCCCAGGGCAACCCCAGCCacctgcaacagcagcagcaactgcagcagaaGCTAGCTCAGCTGCATCACTACAGCCAGCAGAAGCTGAGCGTCGGCGACTTTCCCTACGGGCCACGCCCCCCAACCGGAGGCAAGGAGGAGACGCTGCTCCTGTTAGCCCCGCCGACCAAACTCTACCCGGAGGCCACAGCAATGCCTGAGGTCCTCAGCGGAACACCCACCAACAGCCACAACAAAGCCAACATAGCCATGATGAGCAACGTCAGGCTGTCCAACATATCTCCGACCCTGTCGATGAACGGCAGCTCCAACGAAGCTTCTAATT TGCATCCTTTGTCCATGTACGGAGGATCCATCAGTCCGCAGTCGAATGACAGCGGCATGTCCGACAGTCTGGGCAAGTTTGTCCCGGGCAGTGCCTACGGCGATGGCATGATGGGTCAGTCCCCCTCCCAGGGCGGCAATGGACCCCAATCGGCGTTGACCGCCGCCCAAAAGGAGCTCTTCTCGCAGCGCAAGCAGCGGGAATTCACGCCGGACAACAAGAAGGACGAGAGCTACTGGGACCGCCGGAGACGGAACAACGAGGCGGCCAAGAGGAGCAGGGAGAAGAGGCGCTACAACGACATGGTTCTGGAGCAGCGCGTCATCGAGCTGACCAAGGAGAACCATGTGCTGAAGGCCCAGCTGGACGCCATCCGGGACAAGTTCAACATCTCCGGCGAGAACCTGGTGAGCGTGGAGAAGATCCTGGCCTCGCTGCCCACCAGTGAGCAGGTGCTGAGCAACACGAAGCGCGCCAAGATGAGCGGCGGCAGTGGAGGCTCCTCCTCGGGCTCCTCGCCCTCGGGCAGTGGATCGGGAGAGGGATCCCCGCCCGGTGGCCACAATGGCTACCCCGTGGGACCACCTCTCTCGCCCCTGATCTACGGACCCAATGGCAATGCCCGGCCAGAGGCCACGGTGAAGAGTGTCCACCACATACAGCACGCGGGAGTGCCTCCGCCGCCCACGCACCTGCAACAGTTGGTGgtgccccagccccagccgcAGCATCTCTaccagccacagccacagccgcagcagcagcaccagccgCATCCGCAGCAGCTTCCCCAGCCacctcagcagcagcagcaacagcagcaggagtCCAGTCCCAGTGCCGGCTCCAGCTCGCCAGCCATCTCCGATCCGCACAACCGcccgcccagcagcagcaccattGCCAATCTCCAGGTGCAACTGCAGCAGGCCCTCAACCGCAATGTCCGACCCGAGGATCTGGACAGTCTGCGCAAGGCGGTGGCCGCCGGAGCTCTCTACAATGCAGCAGCAGTGGTGGGAGCTCAgccaccgccaccaccacccGCTGGTCTCTACGTGGCCGCTCCCAGCGCCTACAAGGATCACCTGGAGGCGGCCGCCGCCTGGAGCCACAACGTCGAGGCAGCGGTGAGCAGCAGTGCCGTGGATGCGGTCAGCAGCTCATCGGTGGCCGCCAGCGCAGCCAGTGTGCTCAATCTGTCGCGGAGAGCAGCAGCCTGCTCGCCCAGCTACGAGCACATGCTCTcctccaccacctcctcctccactcTGTCCTCGGCCTCTTCGTCAGGCGCCGTTTCCGGCGATGATGAGCAGGAGCACGAACAGGCGCACCTGGCGCCACTGCAGCTCCAGCGGAGCAGCTCCCAGCAGGGCAGCGACGCCAACAACTGTCTGCCCCTCAAGCTGCGCCACAAGTCCCATCTCGGCGACAAGGATGCGGCGGCCACGGCGCTGCTGTCGCTGCAGCACATCAAACAGGAGCCCAACTGCAATAGGTCATCGCCGCCTGCCTGGAACGATGGCGGTGACAACTCCAGCGACGAAAGGGACTCCGGCATCTCCATCGCCAGTGCCGAGTGGACGGCGCAGCTTCAAAGGAAGCTTCTGACCCCCAAGGAGGCCAGTGTGGTCTCCAGCGCTGAGCGGGATCAGATGCTCAAGTCGCAGCTGGAGCGCCTGGAGTCCGAGGTGGCCAGCATCAAGATGATCCTGGCGGAGTAA
- the LOC108029275 gene encoding carbohydrate sulfotransferase 11: MIIRLRYGRRLQTYLKIGACVLVGLCYFAFLFRESLNAYEHRERVTAAELEAESEPSKQQLKLKRQQLQRQRILAKQQEQGKATTGGNASAGSSSPLAAAPPPPATTLNPVYEYSEELHSRTERELQRRSEHLAAVCDRYKLQEKYPPNPWEFFVSPGHNNLVWCNVFKAASSTWMYYFNILAGYDVKYLQRTETQPLELARKRFPRPELGELMELLPSALSFLFVRDPFERILSAYRNKLEGNKNTFYKALGTKIVHRYRKRSLGGPWPRCGPTFEEFVRFLIAEHAAGKRFDEHWAPVYSFCTPCSVNFTIIGKTETFQRDSEFIIRQAGLESLLLGLGKLPQRKQRKIGNQARSGVKSEVLVERYFADLDRSTLDQLLKIYRIDFELFDYDYRRYYDMVHPWSMEQSTSASGVPAVAPTSTTPSLSLGGHSTQGQAT; encoded by the exons ATGATCATCCGCCTGCGCTATGGAAGACGTCTGCAGACCTATCTGAAGATAGGTGCCTGTGTCCTGGTGGGCCTGTGCTACTTCGCCTTCCTCTTCCGCGAGTCCCTGAATGCCTACGAGCACCGGGAGAGGGTGACGGCCGCGGAGCTGGAGGCGGAGTCGGAGCCCTCGAAGCAGCAGCTCAAACTGAAGCGCCAGCAGTTGCAGCGCCAGCGCATCCTGGccaagcagcaggagcagggaaAGGCCACCACGGGCGGCAATGCCAGTGCCGGGAGCTCATCCCCGCTGGCTGcagctcctccgccgccggcCACCACCCTGAATCCCGTCTACGAGTACTCCGAGGAGCTGCACAGCCGAACGGAGCGGGAGCTGCAGCGGAGGAGCGAGCACCTGGCCGCCGTCTGCGATCGCTACAAGCTGCAGGAAAAGTACCCACCGAATCCCTGGGAGTTCTTCGTCTCACCTGGCCACAACAATCTCGTCTG GTGCAACGTCTTCAAGGCAGCCAGCAGTACATGgatgtattattttaatatactgG cTGGCTACGATGTGAAGTACCTCCAGAGGACGGAGACGCAACCTCTGGAGCTGGCGAGGAAGCGCTTTCCCCGCCCGGAACTGGGCGAGCTGATGGAGCTGCTGCCCAGTGCGCTGTCCTTCCTCTTTGTGCGCGATCCCTTCGAGCGCATCCTGAGTGCCTATCGGAACAAGCTGGAGGGCAACAAGAACACCTTCTACAAGGCCCTGGGCACCAAGATCGTGCACCGCTACAGGAAGCGCAGTCTGGGCGGACCCTGGCCGAGATGCGGACCCACCTTCGAGGAGTTTGTGCGCTTCCTCATCGCCGAGCATGCGGCGGGCAAGAGATTCGATGAGCACTGGGCTCCCGTCTACAGCTTCTGCACTCCCTGCAGTGTGAACTTCACCATAATCGGCAAGACGGAGACGTTCCAGAGGGACTCAGAGTTCATCATTCGGCAGGCGGGACTGGAATCCCTGCTTCTGGGTCTGGGAAAGCTGCCCCAGCGAAAGCAGCGCAAGATTGGCAACCAGGCGCGAAGTGGGGTCAAATCGGAGGTCCTGGTCGAGCGATACTTCGCCGATCTCGACCGCTCAACGTTGGACCAATTGCTCAAGATATATCGCATCGATTTCGAGCTCTTTGACTACGACTACCGCCGGTACTACGACATGGTGCATCCGTGGAGCATGGAGCAGAGCACATCCGCATCCGGAGTGCCAGCTGTGGCACCCACCAGTACCACACCATCTCTAAGCCTGGGTGGCCATTCCACCCAGGGTCAGGCGACGTAG